In a single window of the Papaver somniferum cultivar HN1 chromosome 8, ASM357369v1, whole genome shotgun sequence genome:
- the LOC113303948 gene encoding peroxisomal fatty acid beta-oxidation multifunctional protein AIM1-like produces MAKNNLRVSMEVGNDGVAVIKILNPPVNALAPPILAGLKEKYAEAMRRNDVKAIVLTGEGGRFSGGFDISVFGLVHQTGDLSKLPDVSVELVCNTIEDAKKPSVAAIEGLALGGGLELTMGCHARIATPKVQLGLPELTLGVIPGFGGTQRLPRLVGTPKAIEMMLTSKFIMSEEGNKLGLIDAIVSKDELLRVARRWALDIAERRKPWISSLQRTDKLGSLSESRTVIQAAREQAKRTAPNMPQHQACLDAVEEGIVFGGYSGVLKEVKLFNELVLSDTSRGLVHFFFSQRAISKVPNVTDIGLRPRPIKKVAVIGGGLMGSGIATALILSNVSVVLKEINPEYLQKGIKTVEGNLRSLVARGKLTEDKAKKALSILTGVLDYSEFKHVDMVIEAVIESIPLKQSIFNELEKFCSPNCILASNTSTIDLNVIGEKTSSQNRIIGAHFFSPAHVMPLLEIVRTDKTSAQVILDLMTVGKAIKKVCVVVGNCTGFAVNRTFFPYTQGAHILANLGVDVFKIDRLISSFGMPMGPFQLQDLAGYGVAMAVGKEFSTAFPDRTFKSPLVELLLKDGRNGKNNGKGYYKYVKGSKPKPDLTVLPIIKESIKLTNLMPGGKPLSLSDQEIVEMIMFPVVNEACRVLDEGVVVRASDLDVASIHGMSFPSYRGGLVFWADTVGAKHIYSSLKKWSEMYGNFFRPSKFLEDRAMKGIPLSAPASTSQAAKSRL; encoded by the exons ATGGCGAAGAACAATCTAAGAGTTAGTATGGAAGTTGGAAACGATGGAGTTGCTGTAATCAAGATTTTGAATCCACCTGTTAATGCATTAGCTCCTccaa TTTTAGCAGGATTGAAGGAGAAATATGCAGAAGCTATGAGAAGAAATGATGTTAAAGCTATAGTTCTTACTG GTGAGGGCGGGAGATTTTCTGGTGGTTTCGACATCAGTGTTTTTGGGCTTGTTCATCAAACTG GGGATCTTTCTAAGCTCCCTGACGTATCTGTTGAACTTGTGTGCAACACAATTGAAG ATGCCAAAAAGCCATCAGTGGCTGCTATTGAAGGACTTGCACTTGGAGGTGGTTTAGAATTGACAATG GGATGCCATGCGCGTATTGCAACACCCAAAGTTCAGCTTGGCTTGCCAGAGCTTACACTTGGTGTTATCCCTGGATTTGGAG GAACTCAACGACTTCCAAGGCTGGTAGGGACACCAAAGGCTATTGAAATGATGTTG ACATCAAAGTTTATCATGTCTGAAGAAGGGAACAAGCTTGGTCTCATTGACGCCATTGTATCTAAAGACGAGTTGCTGAGAGTAGCAAGGCGCTGGGCTTTGGACATTGCTGAGAGACGTAAACCTTGGATATCTTCTCTTCAAAGGACTGATAAGCTTGGTTCTTTGTCTGAATCACGTACAGTAATTCAAGCTGCAAGAGAACAGGCTAAAAGGACTGCTCCAAATATGCCTCAGCACCAAGCGTGCCTTGATGCTGTTGAGGAGGGAATTGTTTTTGGAGGATATTCTGGTGTCCTGAAG GAAGTGAAACTATTCAATGAACTGGTTTTATCAGATACCTCAAGAGGTCTTGTCCATTTCTTTTTTTCCCAGCGTGCAATTTCAAAG GTACCTAATGTTACTGATATTGGACTCAGACCTAGGCCTATAAAGAAAGTCGCTGTCATTGGTGGAGGTTTGATGGGTTCCGGAATCGCCACAGCTCTTATCCTAAGCAATGTATCTGTTGTCCTTAAAGAAATCAACCCTGAGTACCTGCAGAAGGGAATTAAAACAGTAGAAG GAAATCTTCGAAGTTTAGTGGCAAGAGGAAAACTAACAGAAGATAAGGCGAAGAAAGCCCTCTCAATTCTTACAGGCGTGTTGGACTATTCAGAATTTAAGCATGTGGATATGGTGATAGAG GCTGTTATCGAGAGTATTCCACTGAAGCAGTCAATATTTAATGAACTTGAGAAGTTCTGCTCTCCAAACTGCATTTTGGCATCAAATACATCTACTATTGATCTCAATGTTATTGGAGAAAAGACGAGCTCTCAAAATCGTATTATAGGTGCACATTTTTTCAG TCCTGCACATGTGATGCCTCTCCTGGAGATTGTTCGAACTGATAAGACCTCTGCCCAAGTAATTCTTGATCTCATGACAGTTGGCAAGGCCATAAAGAAAGTTTGTGTGGTAGTAGGAAACTGCACAGGCTTTGCAGTCAACCGTACCTTCTTTCCTTACACACAGGGGGCACACATTTTGGCAAACTTGGGTGTGGATGTGTTCAAGATTGACAGATTGATCAGCAGTTTTGGCATGCCGATGGGCCCCTTTCA GCTTCAGGATTTAGCTGGATATGGAGTAGCAATGGCAGTAGGCAAAGAGTTTTCCACTGCTTTCCCAGATCGGACTTTCAAGTCTCCACTGGTTGAGCTGCTGCTCAAAGATGGGCGAAATG GTAAAAATAATGGAAAAGGATATTATAAATATGTAAAGGGAAGCAAACCAAAACCCGATCTTACTGTTCTTCCTATCATTAAGGAGTCTATTAAACTTACTAATCTTATGCCTGGTGGAAAG CCCTTATCTTTGAGTGATCAAGAAATAGTGGAGATGATAATGTTCCCAGTGGTGAATGAAGCATGTCGTGTTTTGGATGAAGGAGTTGTTGTCCGAGCATCAGATCTTGATGTTGCATCTATCCATGGAATGAGTTTCCCTTCCTACCG CGGTGGTCTTGTATTTTGGGCTGATACTGTTGGAGCTAAACATATATACTCAAGTCTCAAGAAGTGGTCAGAAATGTACGGCAACTTCTTCAGACCATCAAAGTTCTTAGAAGACAGAGCAATGAAAGGAATTCCATTG AGTGCACCTGCGTCAACATCTCAAGCTGCAAAATCACGCCTATAA